Genomic DNA from Niabella ginsenosidivorans:
TGAAAAAGCTGATGCATCTCTTAGCAAGCCTCTTCCCGGATTCGGCAACAGGAGAAAATCCTGCCGCCGTAAAACTATTTTACCAGATGCTCTCGGTAAAAGCATTTTTCAACCGGTTGAAAAATATTTCCGGCAACCGGTGGCCACCGTATCCGGGAAATTACCAGATAATACACCCGCAAGGGCAAATAGCCCTTTGCACGCTCACATCTGATGAGCTGATCCCGGTAGCAACGCTTCCGGAAAATGTAGCCATCACAGGAACATTGATGACGCCCAATTTAGGCATTGAACGGATGATCCTCAACATCCTTTCTAACCCGAACATCCGTCATCTGATCCTTTGCGGAAAAGAGTCTCCGGTCTTTAAGGCCGGGCAGGCTATCGAATGCCTATTCAGCTATCGAGTTGACCATGAGAAAAGGATCATCAATGCAGAGGGTCATTTCCCGGTATTGATGAACCTGTCCGAAGAAAACATCAGCCGGTTTCTAAAACAAACCCGGTTAATATCTATTAAAAATGAAAAGCGGACAGAAGTGATCCAGCAAAAAATAAACGAGTTAGCTCTTAAAACCGAACCTTATCATAAAAGGCTTCTGCCTGAAAATAAGGTATCTGAAGACGCCTCTTTTACGGAGCTGAAACCGGGCGGAAAAAGGATCCCTCTGGATTATGACCAAAAGGGTTTCTTTGTGATCACAACTGATTCCAAAAGAAATGCAATACAGGTAAAGCATTATTACAGGGGTAACCGGCCGGGGTATTTTATTAAAGGGCGTTCGTCCGAATCCATTTTACTGGCGATCCTGGAAAAGGGTTTGGTGTCACAAATGAGCCACGCAGGATACCTGGGCGCAGAGCTGGCAAAAGCGGAAACAGCCCTGAAGCTGGATCTGAAATATACGCAGGACCAGCCGCTTAAACGTAGCACCTGATCCATAAGGGTCAGGTTGCGCAGATTTCCGCTTCAGGCCTTTTTAAACAACGAAAGTCCGGCAGGTTTTATAATACGCTGCTATCAATTTTATTAAACTGTCCACAAACACAGGCAGTTTGTGCGGATATTATTGCCGTCAACTTATGACCCCGAGCCTACAGCTCTCAGCTTTTATTACTGTCATCATAACAACGAACTGAAGTTCTTTGTTAGCGCATTCAACCGAGGCTACGCCTCTGTACGCATCATTATCGCAATTCCTACACAATGTGCTGCTGCTCTTTTCCGACCCAAAGGTCATCGGCCTGATTCATGAAACAACTCCGGAATTGATTCCGGGGTTAAAGAATCTGTATAGAACTCTGAGTGCCATCAGTACGATACATTTTTTTGACACCAGGAAGTATTCCTGATAGCCATAGTCAAAAACAGTGCATTCTCTGCACTGATCAGGAAGAGCGGTAATTCTGATACCGGTTGATTATTATACGGAAGTGACCTTTTAATCAGACCAAAAAGTTTCTCACAGCAATACCCCGAAAACCGGGAGAGCGGCTGCGTAATATTTTACTTTGACCTGTTATATAGCAATGAATCATTCCTCCTTTTTCCGGAACAACTGCGTAACGTTGTCAAACAGGTACTCATCATAATACACCCGCTGCTCATCCCGATTGGTTTCAATACGGAAGTCGGGAAGGCCATCGGCATTGTAATCACCGGTCTGAAAGAGGGAATCAACAGCAGGATACTGCACACCCGTGATGATCTGCATGGGCTGCCGGGCGGCTTTATTTAGAATCCTGATAGCAACAATGGTATTGGTATCAGCTGCTTCAAAACGAAATAGCAGGGTTTCTGATTTTAGCTGTAATGAGAACCCGGGAAGCATCGCCTCTTTTCTGATCCAGCCTTTTATATCTTTTTGTGTATTACTTACAGCTTCTACATAATACCAAAGCGGGGTTTCTTTTCTTATGAAGGCATAGTCATCTTTTACGAGTTTCCCCACAGGCTTTTTTATATCCACCGGAAAGTTATAAACAGCGGAAGAATCAGCAAAAATGCGCCCGCTCGGATAAACCTCTTCAACCCAATTACCGTTTACCAGTTTCCCCGTTCTGTTTTCCGCAAAATACCCGCTAGCCATTTGCTCCCGGCTCCAATAGAATACTTTTTGAAGTGTATCCTTCACAAAAATATATTGCTCTCCGCCGTGGTATCCGGCCCCGCCCCGCCAGTCAGTGGAAATACATTTGCGTGCCGGATCAATTTCAACATTTGAAAGGTTTGATAACTGTTTATTATACTCAAACTGACCGGAATGTGCATTATAAATATGATAATCGTGACTGATATTTGCGACATCGCTTATATAGCGCGCGCTAAGCCAAATATCGGGGTGCCCGTCAAAATTGCAATCCCGCACCTGAACCACATCAGCCGGATCCTGTTTGAAGAATGCCTTATTAAAAATAACCTGTCTTTTCCCGGTTCTTTTATTGATGATTCTGATCGCTTCAATATTAGCAGGCTCATCACCCGGGCCAGCGGAAGTACAGGATATTTCAAACCGGAATTGCCTTGTCTGCTGTTTTTGCTTTATCCACGGATTGGTTACAAGATCTTCTTTTTTTACCCATCCCGATTTTATTTGCAGCTTTGAATCGTTGGGCGGCAGGCCGGTATCCGGTATGTAATGCATTGCCGTATCGGGTTGAATGATGATCCTGTCTGCAAAAAGCCAATCTGCAGAATCCCTGCGTACGGCAATATATTCTCCCCGCCGGAAGCGGCTCATCACCGGAGTATGCGGCATTGTGCTTTTATACAACGGGATACCATCATGGTCAAAAGTGAATATCAGGTTCCGGTAGGGCGCACGCCGGTCATGCGGATAAAAAAAACTTTCTTCAAAGGTAAAGCGATTACCGTAACGGGAGGAACGGGAGGAAGAATCATAGCGTTGCAGCTGCCCGCGCAGCGGCGGAAGGACAATAAAGGCCAGCAGGTTGCTATAGCCGGTAAATGACCGTCCAAAGCGCCATTGCCCTTCAATATCCGGATGATCGGGAAAAGCCCCGTCCATGACGGGTTCAGGGGAAACGCAGTCTCCGGTTACCGGAAACGCCTGTGCAAACACCGGGACTCTGCGCCCGTTATAAAAACCGCCGGAGACAAGCTGCTTCAGTTTTTCTTTGCCGCTCTTGCTGACGGTATCGCGCAGCAGGGCGATCTTCATTATCCCGGTTGCCGTATCTATGGCGGCCAGCGCATAGCGCAGCCCATATTGCGCAATGCCTTTATGCGGTACCAGGTTTACTTCATAAAAACGGCCCGGATTTACCATATACCGTGTATAGTGTTCCATAGGGAAAATATTATCGGAAGTAGGGAACAGCCGATAAATGCACGCACCCGGCAGCTGGGCCTGCATCATTGCCGGATGCGCTGTTATTATAGCTACAACAAACAGTATCCTGAGGCGATTACATTTTCGTTTTAATTTCTCGGATCGTTTTTTCATAAAGCGCCTTTTTATTATGATTGCACATTTCTTTAATAAATTACTCTCCCCCAAAAGCCTTAACTAGTAATTTGTACTCATAAGAAAGCTGCGACAATGCGATCAGCCCCGTTATCACAAACAAAATGATGCGCATTTTTCTTTCTTTGAAAAGAAAGGGCAGTCCCATAAAAATAACCAGGGACAGCAGGGAGAAAAGATTCAGCAGGCTCATAAAGTTTTGCTGGATCTCTCTAAAGTGATGGTAGTCTTTATCAGCCATAGCGGAAAGTTTTTTGTCGGCCAGGGA
This window encodes:
- a CDS encoding DUF4346 domain-containing protein → MHLLASLFPDSATGENPAAVKLFYQMLSVKAFFNRLKNISGNRWPPYPGNYQIIHPQGQIALCTLTSDELIPVATLPENVAITGTLMTPNLGIERMILNILSNPNIRHLILCGKESPVFKAGQAIECLFSYRVDHEKRIINAEGHFPVLMNLSEENISRFLKQTRLISIKNEKRTEVIQQKINELALKTEPYHKRLLPENKVSEDASFTELKPGGKRIPLDYDQKGFFVITTDSKRNAIQVKHYYRGNRPGYFIKGRSSESILLAILEKGLVSQMSHAGYLGAELAKAETALKLDLKYTQDQPLKRST
- a CDS encoding XAC2610-related protein, with the protein product MKKRSEKLKRKCNRLRILFVVAIITAHPAMMQAQLPGACIYRLFPTSDNIFPMEHYTRYMVNPGRFYEVNLVPHKGIAQYGLRYALAAIDTATGIMKIALLRDTVSKSGKEKLKQLVSGGFYNGRRVPVFAQAFPVTGDCVSPEPVMDGAFPDHPDIEGQWRFGRSFTGYSNLLAFIVLPPLRGQLQRYDSSSRSSRYGNRFTFEESFFYPHDRRAPYRNLIFTFDHDGIPLYKSTMPHTPVMSRFRRGEYIAVRRDSADWLFADRIIIQPDTAMHYIPDTGLPPNDSKLQIKSGWVKKEDLVTNPWIKQKQQTRQFRFEISCTSAGPGDEPANIEAIRIINKRTGKRQVIFNKAFFKQDPADVVQVRDCNFDGHPDIWLSARYISDVANISHDYHIYNAHSGQFEYNKQLSNLSNVEIDPARKCISTDWRGGAGYHGGEQYIFVKDTLQKVFYWSREQMASGYFAENRTGKLVNGNWVEEVYPSGRIFADSSAVYNFPVDIKKPVGKLVKDDYAFIRKETPLWYYVEAVSNTQKDIKGWIRKEAMLPGFSLQLKSETLLFRFEAADTNTIVAIRILNKAARQPMQIITGVQYPAVDSLFQTGDYNADGLPDFRIETNRDEQRVYYDEYLFDNVTQLFRKKEE